Proteins found in one Planococcus citri chromosome 2, ihPlaCitr1.1, whole genome shotgun sequence genomic segment:
- the ScsbetaA gene encoding succinate--CoA ligase [ADP-forming] subunit beta, mitochondrial, which yields MTSVLRRSFLNKSGANYLLGTSSAVSQKWNTQQKRNLNVHEHISYSFLRDAGIPVPEFGVAKSKQEAGEIAKRLNVKDIVLKAQVLAGGRGKGHFKGGLKGGVKMVYTPEEAEKLAGQMISDYLITKQTGEKGRICNAVMVAERKFPRKEYYFAIMMERAFSGPVLIASSQGGVNIEEVAAENPQAILYEPINITEGLSKDQALKVASSVGLDDKKEQTADMLLRLYDLFLKRDALLIEVNPYAEDASGKFYCLDAKMRFDDNAEFRQKDLFALRDWTQEDEKEVEAAKHSLNYIALDGDIGCLVNGAGLAMATMDIIKLHGGEPANFLDVGGGATAQQVKEAFKIITADPKVCAIMVNIFGGIMRCDIIAEGIIAAAKELNLKVPIICRLQGTNVDDAKVLIASAAMKILPVDNLDEAARLAVKLSSIVGLARQAKLSVNFEIPI from the exons ATGACTTCGGTTTTGAgaagatcatttttgaataaatcagGTGCAAATTAC CTTCTAGGAACTTCGTCAGCTGTATCCCAAAAATGGAACACTCAACAGAAAAGAAACCTGAACGTCCACGAGCATATAAGTTATTCTTTCTTGCGCGACGCCGGAATTCCGGTTCCAGAATTTGGAGTAGCGAAATCAAAACAAGAAGCAGGAGAGATCGCTAAACGTTTGAATGTCAAAGATATCGTTCTAAAAGCTCAGGTTTTAGCCGGTGGTCGTGGAAAGGGCCACTTTAAAGGCGGCTTGAAAGGAGGTGTTAAAATGGTCTACAC ACCCGAAGAAGCCGAAAAATTAGCCGGTCAGATGATTTCTGATTATTTGATCACCAAACAAACGGGCGAAAAGGGACGTATCTGTAACGCTGTGATGGTGGCCGAACGTAAATTCCCTAGAAAAGAGTATTATTTTGCCATCATGATGGAAAGAGCTTTTTCA GGTCCAGTTTTGATAGCTTCTTCTCAAGGTGGCGTAAATATCGAAGAAGTTGCCGCAGAGAATCCTCAAGCTATCTTATACGAACCGATCAATATTACCGAAG GTTTAAGCAAAGATCAAGCTTTAAAAGTAGCATCATCCGTCGGTCTTGACGATAAAAAAGAACAAACAGCCGACATGCTTCTACGATTATAcgatctttttttgaaaagagatgCTCTTCTAATCGAAGTAAATCCTTACGCCGAAGATGCGTCCGGAAAAT TTTATTGTTTGGATGCTAAAATGAGATTCGACGATAACGCTGAGTTCAGACAGAAAGATCTTTTCGCTCTCCGGGACTGGACGCAAGAAGATGAGAAAGAAGTGGAAGCTGCCAAACACTCTTTAAATTACATCGCTTTGGATG gcgaTATTGGCTGTTTAGTAAATGGAGCTGGTCTTGCTATGGCTACCATGGATATTATTAAATTACACGGAGGTGAACCTGCTAACTTCTTAGACGTAGGAGGAGGTGCTACTGCTCAACAAGTGAAAGAGGCTTTCAAAATTATCACCGCTGATCCTAAA GTATGTGCCATAATGGTGAATATTTTCGGTGGCATCATGAGATGCGATATTATTGCCGAAGGTATCATCGCTGCTGCCAAAGAGTTGAACTTGAAAGTTCCTATCATCTGCCGATTACAA GGAACAAACGTAGATGATGCTAAAGTACTAATCGCTTCAGCAGCAATGAAAATTCTACCTGTTGATAATCTCGACGAAGCAGCTCGTTTAGCTGTCAAGCTCTCCAGCATCGTAGGCTTAGCTCGACAAGCTAAATTATCCGTCAActttgaaatacctatttaa
- the LOC135833987 gene encoding linear gramicidin synthase subunit D-like, whose amino-acid sequence MAKLHNIVNMFENQAVSQSNKAALIFESETITYRQLNEKANQLAKHLIAAGLTRTSVVALCVEQCPNRAIFMLAAWKVGAIIVALDPEYPEAHMISILEDTRSSLLLTSDKLLDKFGNYKGKIIVPESEKHLIADHDAGNLHTIIYPEDNIYIIYTSGSTGKPKGVVVQHGAVFNCLKNYIDTTGISTENTAVQLLTYCFDVVYVEIWAPLLVGATLHLYPNNKIVGAPLLQFLNRYKVDFIPMITPTLLATLPMDESIDNLKAMCIAGEVCPEKVLQHWLSKVEIFNIYGPTETTIGVTCHKYQQGQSARTIGKPLPGVEFYVLDSNMQPLPIGKSGELYISGLQLAQGYLNRADLTAKQFPHVQVGGQMKRLYKTGDIVKLQADGNVEILGRIDDQIKIRGYRVECGEIECAINSIDGVRQAVVVVMNTIKYGRQALSAFVVLNHLQVDQDLEIKKILKKLRDTLPSYMIPSKIKFVNELPCSNTGKVDRKILQAAEREEHITLDGIKSDDIEGIITAIWTNVLQIPNIKPSDDFFCLGGNSFDVMHVAVSLPEHLKRIVTAKDLYLHPTVEKLSGFLREHLYRPSTENEKIETVKNIMFSDIKLETDYEYPTNINPNVLLNPKKILITGVTGFLGSHLLIELLNSTSAHIYCLIRAEDEHDAMDRLKWTITERNRMPWPKHNVDRIIPLVGDFSQQFLKLSQQEYTKLTKEIEIVYHLGANVSYLPPYQILKPTNIDGTQHIIKFATTSKLKYLIACSTVSVFSFAHLFTGKVRTYEDDDLDQNLPGICRDLGYVQSKYVAEKLLEKAIQKGLPVIRFRPGLLLCHSETGVCDEKQWGAMVIKCCLSIGVFPSILDSREQLVTVDFVAKAISCISKDKNAVGKNFSLTPHPVHDITNTGLFNKFNEYFQMNLVPADFQDWLDIWKTDKHNPLFGLVNLFTEPLYKGKCLIELYEQCYYHEIKNTEKFLKGSGIDISSPLITKEVLSNYLDFVQIPH is encoded by the coding sequence ATGGCAAAATTACACAATATTGTTAACATGTTTGAAAACCAAGCTGTTTCACAATCCAACAAAGCGGCGTTgatttttgaatctgaaaccATCACTTATCGTCAACTAAATGAAAAAGCTAACCAATTAGCAAAGCACTTGATTGCAGCTGGTCTTACTCGAACATCTGTGGTGGCACTTTGTGTGGAGCAGTGTCCAAATCGTGCCATATTTATGCTGGCAGCGTGGAAAGTTGGTGCCATTATAGTCGCATTGGATCCAGAGTATCCCGAAGCTCATATGATTTCCATTCTAGAAGACACTCGATCTTCATTATTGCTAACATCTGACAAATTGTTGGATAAATTCGGCAACTATAAAGGAAAAATTATTGTACCAGAAAGTGAAAAACATCTAATAGCAGATCATGACGCAGGCAATTTGCATACCATCATTTATCCAGAGGATAATATTTACATTATCTATACATCAGGAAGTACTGGAAAGCCCAAGGGAGTAGTTGTACAACATGGTGCCGTTTTCAATTGCTTGAAGAATTATATCGACACTACGGGTATTTCAACTGAAAATACTGCTGTGCAGTTATTGACTTACTGTTTCGACGTTGTATATGTAGAAATATGGGCTCCATTATTAGTAGGTGCAACGTTACATCTGTACCCTAACAACAAGATTGTCGGTGCACCTctgttacaatttttgaatcggtacaaagttgattttattccAATGATTACTCCAACCTTACTAGCTACCCTTCCTATGGATGAATCAATTGATAATCTGAAGGCGATGTGTATAGCTGGGGAAGTATGCCCTGAAAAAGTACTTCAGCACTGGCTTAGcaaagttgaaatattcaatatttATGGTCCTACGGAAACTACAATTGGGGTTACTTGTCATAAATACCAGCAAGGACAATCTGCCAGGACAATAGGCAAGCCCTTACCTGGTGTGGAATTCTATGTGCTCGATTCAAACATGCAACCTTTGCCAATTGGCAAGTCTGGTGAACTATACATCAGTGGACTTCAGTTAGCCCAAGGATATCTGAACAGGGCTGACCTAACTGCCAAGCAATTTCCTCACGTACAGGTTGGTGGACAAATGAAACGCCTGTACAAAACTGGTGACATAGTAAAATTGCAGGCAGATGGAAACGTGGAAATTTTAGGAAGAATTGATGATCAGATTAAAATACGAGGATATCGCGTAGAATGTGGGGAAATTGAGTGTGCAATTAATAGCATAGATGGTGTTAGGCAAGCAGTTGTTGTTGTAATGAATACAATAAAATATGGAAGGCAGGCATTATCTGCCTTTGTAGTATTGAACCATCTTCAAGTTGATCAAGATTTAGAGATAAAAAAGATCCTGAAGAAATTGAGAGACACCCTACCTTCCTACATGATACCATCTAAGATAAAGTTTGTAAATGAATTACCGTGTTCAAACACAGGAAAAGTAGACAGAAAAATATTGCAGGCAGCTGAGAGGGAAGAGCATATCACTTTAGATGGCATAAAAAGTGATGACATCGAGGGTATAATTACTGCCATATGGACAAATGTATTGCAGATTCCTAATATCAAACCTTCGGATGATTTTTTCTGTTTGGGGGGAAATTCGTTCGATGTTATGCATGTTGCGGTATCACTTCCGGAACATCTCAAAAGAATAGTCACAGCCAAAGATCTTTACCTTCATCCCACAGTAGAAAAGCTATCTGGATTTTTAAGAGAACACCTTTACAGACCTTCaacagaaaatgagaaaattgagacagtaaaaaatatcatgttttCTGACATCAAACTAGAGACTGATTATGAATATCCGACCAACATTAACCCCAATGTCCTACTGAATCCCAAAAAGATACTGATTACTGGAGTTACTGGGTTCTTAGGCTCACACTTATTGATAGAACTACTGAACAGCACATCTGCACATATTTATTGCCTGATCAGAGCTGAAGATGAACATGATGCTATGGATAGGCTAAAATGGACAATCACTGAGAGAAACAGAATGCCATGGCCAAAACATAATGTTGATCGCATTATACCTTTAGTCGGTGATTTCTCTCAACAGTTTTTAAAACTATCTCAACAAGAATACACAAAACTGACTAAAGAAATAGAGATCGTTTACCATTTGGGTGCAAATGTCAGCTATCTTCCACCTTACCAAATACTGAAACCTACAAATATCGATGGTACCCAACATATCATCAAGTTTGCCACCACCAGCAAACTGAAATACTTAATTGCATGTTCTACCGTGTCTGTTTTCTCATTTGCCCATTTGTTTACTGGAAAAGTAAGAACGTACGAAGATGACGACCTTGACCAGAATCTTCCAGGTATTTGCAGGGATCTTGGTTATGTGCAGAGCAAATATGTTGCAGAAAAACTTTTAGAAAAAGCTATACAAAAAGGATTGCCAGTAATTAGATTTCGACCTGGTTTACTTTTGTGCCATAGTGAAACTGGAGTTTGTGATGAGAAACAGTGGGGTGCAATGGTAATAAAGTGTTGCTTATCCATAGGTGTTTTCCCATCAATTCTGGATTCGAGAGAGCAACTAGTCACAGTAGACTTTGTTGCAAAAGCTATCTCATGTATAAGTAAAGACAAAAATGCagtaggtaaaaatttcagtttgaccCCACATCCAGTACACGATATTACAAATACTGGCCTGTTTAACAAATTCAACGAATACTTCCAAATGAACCTGGTCCCTGCAGATTTTCAAGACTGGTTGGACATTTGGAAAACAGACAAGCACAACCCTTTATTTGGTTTGGTTAATCTCTTCACAGAACCGCTGTATAAGGGTAAATGTTTGATAGAATTGTATGAACAGTGTTACTACCATGAGATAAAGAATACAGAGAAGTTCTTGAAAGGTAGTGGTATAGACATATCTTCTCCCCTGATTACTAAAGAAGTTCTGTCAAATTACCTTGATTTTGTGCAAATACCACACTGA